TTAGTGATGGGCTCAAAGATTTTTCTCCACAAACTCCCAACCCATACGCGCCAAACACCAAACGATTTCAGAGATTTAGTAGGAGTCCCTCGATCCAGAGTTGCACTGAAGCCGCCCCAATGATAGAACACAACCAGAACCAAAGCCCGGGCCTTCAACGGAAAATTCAACATTTAGTGCGCAGGGGTCTTGAAAACAGCAAGTGTTGCGGCCAAGTGCCGCAGACCGAGGCAACGCAGCTAGAGAGGACGCATGACTACCAAAAAGAGTGGGGGCACTCCGCCCCCTATCCGCCCGGGCCAGAAGGTTCCGGATTCCGGCATTTACAGCGACGGTGCGAAGCGGGCGACCATGGTTCGGGGCGAGCCCGCGCCTCCCACCAGCGATCCCGGCCGCAAGTGGCGGCAGGTCGTCGATACCAACCCGAAAGACCGCAAGTAACCGCGCAGCCCGTGTCGGCAAGGTGATCGTTAAATCGCATGGCTGATGATGGGCGAAACAATCGCGGGCGCTTTCCGACTCCCCCGTCTCAATTACAGAGAGACCTATTTCTCGCCTTCGTAGAGAAGACGGGGGAGCCGGAAAAATATGCGCTGCTGTCAACAACCGCGCCGGACAAGACGGCGACAGGGCATCGGCTTGTGTGCCCGTTCTATGTGCCCCGCGCCAAGCGCCCCAACCATGATTACATCCCGTGCTCGGCATGTGCGGGGCGCAAAAAATATTGCTACGGCTATCTCGTGTGGTGCCCTGATGGCGAAATTAGAATTGTCGGTAGTTGCTGCGGTCCTGAATATTTCGGGATCGAGAAGTTTCGGCAAATGGAGGCTGTCGCCAAAGAGGAAAGGCTAGAGCTGGAGAATCAGTATTTCCTAATCGACAACCTTGAACGCGTGCCGGACATGATTGCCGCCATTAAGCGGCTTGCTCCTGTCTGTGAAAAATATCTCATGGTGAGGGACGCACTAAACACGCGTCTACCATCCTTCGCAGCTTTGCTAAAGAACACTCAGAAGGATCAAGGTGGAATGTTGACCGTCGTTCGGCGAAAGAGCGGGACTCTTTCAGATGGGCCGAGTGGGTTTCGCGGCGACGATGGCGGACAGCAGAGCAAGTATGAAAGTGAGCAGGTCGCGCCGATAGTGGCAGCAGGATTTTTGAAGGAACGCTTTTACCCTGAGAAAGAGCTGGCTTGCGTCATCAAAGACCTTGAGTCCTTAGCTGTGCCCGATGCCTTAGATGCAGTAAGCGGTATGCCTCGGCACGAACTTAAAGCGCGAACCCAGCTTTTTAAAAAGTGCGTGTCACGCGGCAACGAATTGAGGGAGCAGCTTTTGCATCTCAGTGGTTTCTTTTCCGACGAACAGTTGCGCGGTTGGACCACGTGGGGCCAACATCCGGATAATGAAAGACGGCTGAATATCGCGGTGAGCGATCAAGAGATTCGGATTTCATATTCCTTTCGCGAAGTCTTGACGCTCAAAAAGGAATGGCTCTTGGCTCCGGCCGCTTTGTCGTCTTTTTCTCCTACATGAGTTGTGGCGAGCCGCATGAGCGTGTCGAAGTCTGAGCTACTTCAGGAAATCATCGGCCTCGCGGTGAGTGACAGAGAGTCATTGAGCGTCCTTCTGCGGAAGTGCCTCGTTTTAGCCGCCATGCTGAAAACTGATAAGCTGAAAGACTGGGCGCTGAAGGAGTTGAACGGCTATTCCGACACCGACGAGCTTCCTGAATACCGTGTCGCCAGCGTCTCTTCTAAGGGCCACTTCCGGGGGCCTTTTGGTGCAGCAATTATGAACCAACCGCTGCCGGCTTATATTCTGAAAGACGCACACAGAGATATCGCAAGAAAGCACTCGTTTTTTGATCCGATTGCCTCCTATGACGTTCTTATCCGAGGGCATAGGGAAGGGAAAAATGATGCAGCCTTACAGGCGCCGTGGCCGCCAGATTTAGTTGCGGTCTATCAGGACAAATTTCTTAAAGGCTATTTGCTCGCGTCAGCATGGCAGGACATTCCTCCAAGCGCTCTTGTCTCGCTTTGCGACACAATTCGAAACCGAGTGCTAGCATTTGCATTAGAGCTGCAGGACGAGCTTGGAGATTCGATTGATCAGGGTACAACTAGGTTGCCAAATGAAAGGATCAACCAGTACGTGACAAACCTTATCTATGGTGGGAACAACGTTTTTGCAGGTTCAGCAAAAGGCTTCGCCCAAATTGGCACCGTCAACGTTCATAAAGGCGACCTTGAGGGCCTCGCAAAGGTGTTGCAGGAAATCGGGATCGGGGACGGCGAGATACGGACGCTCACTGAGGCAATTGAACTAGATTCGAAGGACGGAAGCGCGACGGACATTGGAGAGCGAACCTCAACGTGGCTCGGCAGGATGGTTACGAGCGCGGGAAAGCAGGGTCTAAAGGTCGCGGGAGACGTGGCCTCTACCATAATTACTAGGGCATTAATGGGCTATTTGGGTATGCCCGTTTCATAGTCACCATAGAAAGCAACGTGCTTACTGATTACATCGCCGGCAGCTTGATTGCCTTCACAGCCGCTACAAGCTGCTCCTCACTCGGCCCCTTAGAATACCGCCCAAGCCCCTCTCCGGGGCGCTTATGACCAATCAAGGCATCTGCCACCCAGGGCATTACGTCAGCATGTTCCATGAGCGTCCGCGCTCGGTGGCGCCAGGAGTGATCCGCGACTAGGTGAGGATCGGTTAGCCCGATGCTCCGCAGCTTGCGACCAACGCGCTTGCTCAGGGCGCTCCCGTAGTCTCCGAACCTGTCGGGCTTCAATTCATGAAACAGCTTGGGTCCCCTGCCACCGGCAGGGCTGGCGTGACCCGCCGCTTTCCTGTCGAGCAACATCTTTCGCACCGAAGGGGCCACGACAGGCACACGGCGGGCGGCAGCTTTCGTCTTGCCCTCCCTTACCTCCAGCCACACCACCTTGCCATTAGCAGTCACGTCAGCTGGCTCTAGGCCGGTGATCTCCTCAAGGCGCATCCCCGTCACCGCGGCGACCGACACAACGTCGCGGTCTACACCGTCCAGGGCCGCCAAAAACCTGATGGCCTCCGCCTCGGTGAACGCGCGGCGGTCGCCATTGTCGCCCTTCACCGCGAGCCTCTGGTTGAGCCAGGGGTTGCCCTCGACGTGCCCACGGCGCTCAAGCCAGCGCCACAGGGCGGAGTAGGTCGAAATAATCCGGTTCGCGGTAGCGGCCTTCCTACCTTGCGCCAACACGTCAGTCACAAAGGCGCCGACAGTCTTGCGGTCCATCTCGCCGACCGTCTTGTGGCGTGCGGTGAGCACCGCAAGCGCGCGGCGATGCTGATAGGCGCCCTTCTCTGGGTAGCCCGCCTCGGCAAGCCACTTGTCCGCCATGTCTTCGATCATGACCGCGTCACCGGTCGCTACTGAGTAGAACAGGCCGGCCGCCTCAGTGCCGTGTTTCTTTTCGATCTCCTCTGCCCGGTCGCCGAGAAGCAGGGGGACGATTGGGCCAAGCTCGTCGTCGTAGTTGCCGCGCTCTATCTCCTCCGTGATGCTCTGGCGCCACCGCTGGGCCTCTGCGATCAAGGGGGAGTTGCCGTTGGCCTTCTCAATCTGGCGCTTCCAGAGGGCGACTAGGGGGAGGGCGCGGCGGCGCGCTACCGTCTCACTCTCGGTTTGGAGGGACTTGACGAAGCGGGGTTTGCCGACCGCCTCGCGGACGGCTTCGGGGATTTCAAGGACGGCGTACCAGCGACGGCGGCGTTTCTGAATGTAGGCGGGCATGTGGCGTTCCGAATGGGCGTCGACCACACACGATTACCACACACGCACCCCCTTGAGAATCCCAGGAATGGCGCGGTTCCTAGCGTTTTTCTGTTGCTGGGTTTTCCTTCCCCTTGGGGACGCCAGCCATATCAATGGTTTAGAGAATTCTCCCTTCGCGCTGCCCAAGATTTGTCCAATATTGCAGGTGCTATGTTGGGGCTGATGCTGCGCTGCCTATATAGGCCGCCAGAGTGCCGGAAGCGGTGCCGAATATTCTCCATTAGAGAATTTTTTGCTTGATGAGAGATTCTCTATTGGAGAAAATACCTTCGTGCAGTTGATTATTGCCCCCGCCGCCCTGAAGAGCCTCGGCCTCCTGCCGAAGAAAGACGCCTTGGCCCTTCTGGCGAAGCTCGAAGAAGTGGCGGCCGATCCCTTCGGCTCGCATCCTTGGGCTACACGCCTTCAGGGATCGCGCGGTTATCGATGGCGGCATGGCAGCTGGCGGGCGATTTACCGCATCGACACGGTCGAGCGAACGGTCGTCGTCGAGGCGGTCGGCAATCGAAAGGAGATTTATCGATGAGCGGAACGGCAAAGAAAAAGAGCGCTGAGGGTGCCGAGCTCGTGACCCTGCCCCGGGCGGAATATGAGGCGCTGCTGGCCCGCATCGAGGATGCCGAAGACGCGGCCGTCGTGGCCGCGGCCGAGTTGCGCGAGCGCGCGGTCGGCAAACAACGGGCGCGACGCGACCATCTCTCCAGCGAGATGGCCAAGCGTATGATCCTGGGCGAGAGCCCGGTGAGGATCTGGCGCGAGCATCGCGGCCTGAAGGCCCTGGCGCTGGCCGAGAAAGCAGGACTACCGGCCGGCTATCTCTCCGAGATCGAGACCGGCAAGAAGCCCGGCTCGCTCGATGCCATGAAGCGCATCGCCGACGCGCTCGAGGTGCCGCTCGATAATCTGGTGCGGACCGACGGGACGGCTGGCAAGCGAGGCCGGTGACGGCGCCAAGTTGCCGTCGATCGGCGTCCCGGTGTTCTCATCGAGAATCCCGGGGCCTTGCAGTCGGGGTCTGGCGATGGGTGCTTCGGCGTCCAATAATCCCACTGTCGCGCTCAGCCTCACGGCTGTAGTTGTGAAAGACCGCGCGCGGCCATCCGGCCGTCCACGGGCTCGCCCGTCGCCCGATCGCGTCGCCCT
The nucleotide sequence above comes from Hypericibacter terrae. Encoded proteins:
- a CDS encoding AbiTii domain-containing protein; the protein is MSVSKSELLQEIIGLAVSDRESLSVLLRKCLVLAAMLKTDKLKDWALKELNGYSDTDELPEYRVASVSSKGHFRGPFGAAIMNQPLPAYILKDAHRDIARKHSFFDPIASYDVLIRGHREGKNDAALQAPWPPDLVAVYQDKFLKGYLLASAWQDIPPSALVSLCDTIRNRVLAFALELQDELGDSIDQGTTRLPNERINQYVTNLIYGGNNVFAGSAKGFAQIGTVNVHKGDLEGLAKVLQEIGIGDGEIRTLTEAIELDSKDGSATDIGERTSTWLGRMVTSAGKQGLKVAGDVASTIITRALMGYLGMPVS
- a CDS encoding DUF6538 domain-containing protein, which codes for MPAYIQKRRRRWYAVLEIPEAVREAVGKPRFVKSLQTESETVARRRALPLVALWKRQIEKANGNSPLIAEAQRWRQSITEEIERGNYDDELGPIVPLLLGDRAEEIEKKHGTEAAGLFYSVATGDAVMIEDMADKWLAEAGYPEKGAYQHRRALAVLTARHKTVGEMDRKTVGAFVTDVLAQGRKAATANRIISTYSALWRWLERRGHVEGNPWLNQRLAVKGDNGDRRAFTEAEAIRFLAALDGVDRDVVSVAAVTGMRLEEITGLEPADVTANGKVVWLEVREGKTKAAARRVPVVAPSVRKMLLDRKAAGHASPAGGRGPKLFHELKPDRFGDYGSALSKRVGRKLRSIGLTDPHLVADHSWRHRARTLMEHADVMPWVADALIGHKRPGEGLGRYSKGPSEEQLVAAVKAIKLPAM
- a CDS encoding type II toxin-antitoxin system RelE family toxin produces the protein MLDERFSIGENTFVQLIIAPAALKSLGLLPKKDALALLAKLEEVAADPFGSHPWATRLQGSRGYRWRHGSWRAIYRIDTVERTVVVEAVGNRKEIYR
- a CDS encoding helix-turn-helix domain-containing protein encodes the protein MSGTAKKKSAEGAELVTLPRAEYEALLARIEDAEDAAVVAAAELRERAVGKQRARRDHLSSEMAKRMILGESPVRIWREHRGLKALALAEKAGLPAGYLSEIETGKKPGSLDAMKRIADALEVPLDNLVRTDGTAGKRGR